From Medicago truncatula cultivar Jemalong A17 chromosome 7, MtrunA17r5.0-ANR, whole genome shotgun sequence, a single genomic window includes:
- the LOC11440470 gene encoding CLIP-associated protein isoform X1 — protein MEEALELTRAKDTKERMAGVERLYHLLEASRKSLSSSEVTSLVDSCIDLLKDNNFRVSQGALQSLASAAVLSGEHFKLHFNALLPAVVDRLGDAKQPVRDAARRLLLTLMEVSSPTIIVERAGSSAWAHKSWRVREEFTRTVTSAINLFSATELPLQRAILPPVLQLLSDPNLAVREAAILCIEEMYTQAGPQFRDELHRYNLPSSMVKDINARLEGIQPKVRSSDGIPSGYITGEIKTSNVNPKKSSPKAKSSSREASLFGAEGDVTEKPVDPIKIYSDKELVREIEKIASILVPEKDWSVRIAAMQRIEGLVLGGAADYPCFRGLLKQLGGPLSTQLSDRRSSIVKQACHLLCFLSKELLGDFEAYAEMFIPVLFKLVVITVLVIAESADNCIKTMLRNCKVARVLPRIADCAKNDRNAVLRARCCEYALLVLEHWPDAPEIHRSAELYEDMIKCCVSDAMSEVRSTARMCYRMFAKTWPERSRRLLSSFDPVIQRLINEEDGGIHRRHASPSIRDRGALTSLSIQASASSNPPGYGTSAIVAMDRSSSLSSGTSVSSGVLLSQAKSLGKGTERSLESVLHASKQKVTAIESMLRGLNMSDKHNGSSLRSSSLDLEVDPPSSRDPPFPAAASASNHLTSSSTTEPTAYGVYKGSNRNGGLGLSDIITQIQATKDSAKSSYHSNVEIEPLPSLSSYSTRRASERLQERSSADDNSDIREARRFINHNTDKQYLDAPYREGNFRESHNSYVPNFQRPLVRKNATGRMSAGRRRSFDDNQLSLGEISSYSDGPASLHEALSEGLRSGSDWSSRVAAFNYLHSLLQQGPKGTLEVVQNFEKVMKLFFQHLDDPHHKVAQAALSTLADIVPACRKPFEGYMERILPHVFSRLIDPKEVVRQPCSTTLEVVSKTYSVDSLLPALLRSLDEQRSPKAKLAVIEFAIKSFNKHAMNAEGAANIGILKLWLAKLTPLVHDKNTKLKEAAITCIISVYNHFDSTAVLNFILSLSVEEQNSLRRALKQYTPRIEVDLVNYLQNKKERQRSKSSYDPSDVVGTSSEDGYVGFSRKAHYLGRYSAGSLDSDGGRKWSSQDSTLLKSSLGPAASVECEDHNHSHNHNLETDSNCDSPGSKPKDLAYSVNPMGQNFGSQSSQLGQVDSSMNFEGLSTPRLDVNGLISLERLNVGEGYAHDKELPSALELNHHSTEAVKINSMADTGPSIPQILHMICNADDGSSVSSKQTALQQLFEASTTNDQSVWTKYFNQILTVVLEVLDDSDSSVRELTLSLIVEMLKNQKDALENSVEIVIEKLLHVTKDIVPKVSNEAEHCLTIVLSQSDPFRCLSVIVPLLVTDDEKTLVTCINCLTKLVGRLSQEELMAQLPSFLPSLFEAFGNQSADVRKTVVFCLVDIYIMLGKAFLPYLQGLNSTQLKLVTIYANRISQARTGKAIDIVHD, from the exons ATGGAGGAAGCGTTGGAACTCACACGCGCCAAAGACACAAAGGAAAGGATGGCTGGTGTGGAGCGTCTCTACCATCTTCTAGAAGCTTCTAGAAAGAGTCTTTCATCTTCTGAAGTTACTTCGCTTGTTGATTCTTGCATCGATCTCTTGAAGGATAACAATTTCCGTGTCTCTCAAGGTGCACTTCAGTCTCTCGCTTCCGCCGCCGTTCTCTCCGGCGAGCATTTCAAACTTCACTTCAACGCTCTTCTTCCCGCCGTCGTTGATCGTCTCGGTGATGCTAAACAACCTGTTCGTGACGCTGCGCGACGACTACTTCTAACGCTGATGGAG GTTTCTTCTCCTACAATAATTGTTGAAAGAGCAGGATCCTCTGCTTGGGCACACAAAAGCTGGAGAGTCAGAGAGGAGTTCACGCGAACTGTAACATCTGCAATTAATCTATTTTCAGCTACCGAACTTCCACTTCAACGGGCTATCCTTCCTCCT GTTTTGCAGTTGCTGAGTGACCCAAATCTTGCTGTTAGGGAAGCAGCTATTTTATGCATTGAG GAAATGTATACACAAGCCGGACCTCAATTTCGTGATGAACTTCACCGCTACAATCTTCCTTCATCTATG GTGAAAGATATTAATGCCAGGCTAGAAGGGATTCAACCAAAAGTTCGCTCTTCAGATGGTATTCCAAGTGGTTATATTACTGGGGAAATTAAGACTTCAAATGTTAACCCCAAGAAAAGTAGTCCAAAGGCCAAAAGTTCTTCAAGGGAGGCCTCTCTTTTTGGAG CAGAAGGTGATGTCACGGAGAAACCTGTAGACCCTATCAAGATATACTCGGATAAGGAGTTAGTCAGGGAAATCGAGAAGATTGCATCTATCCTTGTGCCTGAAAAAGACTGGTCCGTTCGTATTGCTGCTATGCAGAGAATTGAAGGTCTTGTTCTAGGAG GCGCTGCTGATTATCCATGTTTTCGTGGACTCCTGAAGCAACTTGGCGGACCTTTAAGCACACAATTGTCAGACAGAAGATCTAGCATTGTAAAGCAG GCTTGCCATTTATTATGCTTTTTGTCAAAGGAACTCTTGGGTGATTTTGAAGCATATGCTGAAATGTTTATACCA GTCCTTTTCAAGCTGGTTGTGATTACTGTGCTTGTAATTGCAGAGTCTGCAGATAACTGCATAAAAACG ATGCTGCGCAACTGCAAGGTTGCTCGTGTGCTTCCCCGTATAGCTGATTGTGCTAAAAATGACCGCAATGCAGTGCTTCGTGCAAG GTGTTGTGAGTATGCTCTTTTGGTCCTAGAACATTGGCCAGATGCACCAGAAATACATCGTTCAGCTGAGTTATATGAGGATATGATAAAGTGTTGTGTTTCAGATGCAATGAGCGAG GTACGATCTACTGCAAGGATGTGCTACAGAATGTTCGCAAAAACTTGGCCAGAGCGTTCTCGTCGCCTACTTTCATCCTTTGACCCTGTTATCCAACGG TTAATAAATGAAGAGGATGGAGGAATACACAGGCGACATGCTTCACCTTCCATTCGTGATAGAGGTGCACTGACGTCATTATCCATTCAAGCCTCTGCTTCGTCTAATCCACCTGGTTATGGAACATCTGCAATTGTTGCAATGGATAGAAGTTCAAGTTTATCATCGGGGACATCTGTCTCTTCTGGTGTACTTCTTTCACAGGCAAAGTCACTTGGTAAGGGTACAGAACGTAGTTTGGAAAGTGTGTTGCATGCAAGCAAACAGAAGGTCACTGCTATTGAAAGCATGCTTAGAGGCTTGAATATGTCTGATAAGCATAATGGATCGTCTCTCCGGTCATCAAGTTTGGATCTAG AAGTTGACCCTCCATCGTCTCGTGATCCGCCTTTTCCAGCTGCTGCCTCTGCATCCAATCATTTGACAAGCTCTTCAACAACAGAACCTACTGCTTATGGTGTCTATAAAGGTAGTAACCGAAATGGGGGTCTGGGCTTGTCCGACATAATCACTCAAATTCAAGCTACCAAAGATTCTGCCAAGTCATCATATCATAGTAATGTTGAAATTGAGCCTTTACCATCATTATCCTCATATTCAACTAGAAGGGCTTCTGAAAGATTACAAGAAAGGAGTTCTGCTGATGACAATAGTGACATCAGGGAGGCTAGGCGATTTATAAACCACAACACTGATAAGCAGTATTTGGATGCCCCTTATAGAGAAGGAAACTTTAGGGAATCACATAATAGTTATGTGCCTAATTTTCAGAGGCCACTAGTGAGAAAGAATGCAACTGGACGTATGTCTGCTGGCAGGAGGaggagttttgatgataaccaGCTATCTCTTGGAGAAATTTCAAGTTATTCGGATGGACCAGCATCTCTTCATGAAGCTTTGAGTGAAGGACTTAGGTCAGGTTCTGACTGGTCTTCTAGGGTTGCTGCCTTTAACTATCTTCACTCGTTGTTGCAGCAAGGTCCAAAGGGAACTCTAGAAGTTGTTCAGAATTTTGAGAAGGTAATGAAGTTGTTTTTCCAGCACTTGGATGATCCTCACCATAAAGTTGCACAGGCTGCTCTTTCAACACTAGCAGATATAGTTCCAGCATGTCGAAAGCCTTTTGAGGGATACATGGAAAGAATATTACCACACGTCTTTTCCCGGTTAATTGATCCTAAAGAGGTTGTTAGACAGCCATGTTCAACAACATTGGAAGTTGTTAGCAAAACGTACAGTGTCGATTCTCTCTTACCTGCACTGTTACGTTCACTAGATGAGCAAAGGTCTCCAAAGGCTAAATTGGCCGTGATTGAATTTGCAATCAAATCCTTTAACAAACATGCAATGAATGCAGAAGGTGCTGCTAATATTGGCATATTAAAATTGTGGCTTGCTAAGTTAACCCCTTTGGTTCATGACAAGAATACAAAGCTTAAAGAAGCAGCTATTACATGCATTATTTCAGTGTACAATCACTTTGATTCGACCGCAGTTCTTAATTTCATTCTGAGTTTGTCAGTGGAAGAGCAAAATTCTTTGAGACGAGCCCTAAAACAGTACACCCCTCGCATTGAAGTAGACCTAGTAAACTATCTACAGAACAAGAAAGAGCGGCAACGTTCCAAGTCTTCCTATGATCCATCTGATGTTGTAGGAACGTCATCTGAAGATGGGTATGTTGGTTTCTCTAGGAAAGCTCATTACCTTGGAAGATATTCGGCTGGTTCCCTAGATAGTGATGGTGGCAGGAAGTGGAGCTCTCAGGATTCAACTCTTTTGAAATCGAGTCTTGGTCCAGCAGCTTCTGTTGAATGTGAGGATCATAATCATAGTCATAACCATAATCTTGAGACTGATTCTAATTGTGACAGTCCTGGTTCAAAACCCAAAGATCTTGCATATTCAGTCAATCCAATGGGTCAAAATTTTGGCTCTCAATCTAGCCAACTTGGACAAGTGGACAGTAGCATGAATTTCGAGGGTCTTTCAACTCCTCGTCTAGATGTTAACGGTCTGATCTCATTAGAGCGTTTAAATGTTGGTGAAGGCTATGCACATGACAAAGAACTTCCTTCCGCATTGGAACTTAATCACCACTCAACCGAAGCTGTAAAGATCAATTCCATGGCAGACACTGGGCCCAGCATTCCTCAAATTCTTCATATG atatGCAATGCTGATGACGGTAGCTCTGTTTCAAGTAAACAGACTGCACTTCAACAGTTATTTGAAGCTTCTACAACAAATGACCAGTCTGTTTGGACCAAG TACTTCAATCAGATTTTGACAGTTGTGCTTGAGGTGCTGGATGATTCCGATTCCTCAGTCAGAGAGCTCACTCTTTCGTTGATAGTGGAAATGCTCAAAAACCAG AAAGATGCCCTGGAGAATTCAGTTGAGATTGTAATTGAGAAGCTGCTTCATGTTACAAAAGATATCGTTCCTAAG GTTTCAAATGAAGCAGAGCACTGCCTGACCATTGTTTTATCTCAGTCTGATCCATTCAGATGTTTAAGT GTTATTGTCCCCCTACTGGTTACCGATGATGAGAAAACGCTTGTCACTTGCATTAATTGCTTAACAAAG CTTGTGGGCAGGCTCTCTCAGGAGGAACTGATGGCTCAGTTACCCTCGTTTCTACCTTCTCTTTTTGAAGCTTTTGGAAACCAGAGTGCAGATGTTCGCAAG ACTGTTGTTTTCTGTCTCGTGGATATTTATATCATGCTTGGGAAAGCATTCTTGCCATATTTGCAAGGCCTTAACAGCACACAGTTGAAGCTGGTCACAATTTATGCGAATCGAATCTCACAAGCCAGGACAGGCAAAGCAATTGATATCGTTCATGATTAG
- the LOC11440470 gene encoding CLIP-associated protein isoform X2, giving the protein MEEALELTRAKDTKERMAGVERLYHLLEASRKSLSSSEVTSLVDSCIDLLKDNNFRVSQGALQSLASAAVLSGEHFKLHFNALLPAVVDRLGDAKQPVRDAARRLLLTLMEVSSPTIIVERAGSSAWAHKSWRVREEFTRTVTSAINLFSATELPLQRAILPPVLQLLSDPNLAVREAAILCIEEMYTQAGPQFRDELHRYNLPSSMVKDINARLEGIQPKVRSSDGIPSGYITGEIKTSNVNPKKSSPKAKSSSREASLFGEGDVTEKPVDPIKIYSDKELVREIEKIASILVPEKDWSVRIAAMQRIEGLVLGGAADYPCFRGLLKQLGGPLSTQLSDRRSSIVKQACHLLCFLSKELLGDFEAYAEMFIPVLFKLVVITVLVIAESADNCIKTMLRNCKVARVLPRIADCAKNDRNAVLRARCCEYALLVLEHWPDAPEIHRSAELYEDMIKCCVSDAMSEVRSTARMCYRMFAKTWPERSRRLLSSFDPVIQRLINEEDGGIHRRHASPSIRDRGALTSLSIQASASSNPPGYGTSAIVAMDRSSSLSSGTSVSSGVLLSQAKSLGKGTERSLESVLHASKQKVTAIESMLRGLNMSDKHNGSSLRSSSLDLEVDPPSSRDPPFPAAASASNHLTSSSTTEPTAYGVYKGSNRNGGLGLSDIITQIQATKDSAKSSYHSNVEIEPLPSLSSYSTRRASERLQERSSADDNSDIREARRFINHNTDKQYLDAPYREGNFRESHNSYVPNFQRPLVRKNATGRMSAGRRRSFDDNQLSLGEISSYSDGPASLHEALSEGLRSGSDWSSRVAAFNYLHSLLQQGPKGTLEVVQNFEKVMKLFFQHLDDPHHKVAQAALSTLADIVPACRKPFEGYMERILPHVFSRLIDPKEVVRQPCSTTLEVVSKTYSVDSLLPALLRSLDEQRSPKAKLAVIEFAIKSFNKHAMNAEGAANIGILKLWLAKLTPLVHDKNTKLKEAAITCIISVYNHFDSTAVLNFILSLSVEEQNSLRRALKQYTPRIEVDLVNYLQNKKERQRSKSSYDPSDVVGTSSEDGYVGFSRKAHYLGRYSAGSLDSDGGRKWSSQDSTLLKSSLGPAASVECEDHNHSHNHNLETDSNCDSPGSKPKDLAYSVNPMGQNFGSQSSQLGQVDSSMNFEGLSTPRLDVNGLISLERLNVGEGYAHDKELPSALELNHHSTEAVKINSMADTGPSIPQILHMICNADDGSSVSSKQTALQQLFEASTTNDQSVWTKYFNQILTVVLEVLDDSDSSVRELTLSLIVEMLKNQKDALENSVEIVIEKLLHVTKDIVPKVSNEAEHCLTIVLSQSDPFRCLSVIVPLLVTDDEKTLVTCINCLTKLVGRLSQEELMAQLPSFLPSLFEAFGNQSADVRKTVVFCLVDIYIMLGKAFLPYLQGLNSTQLKLVTIYANRISQARTGKAIDIVHD; this is encoded by the exons ATGGAGGAAGCGTTGGAACTCACACGCGCCAAAGACACAAAGGAAAGGATGGCTGGTGTGGAGCGTCTCTACCATCTTCTAGAAGCTTCTAGAAAGAGTCTTTCATCTTCTGAAGTTACTTCGCTTGTTGATTCTTGCATCGATCTCTTGAAGGATAACAATTTCCGTGTCTCTCAAGGTGCACTTCAGTCTCTCGCTTCCGCCGCCGTTCTCTCCGGCGAGCATTTCAAACTTCACTTCAACGCTCTTCTTCCCGCCGTCGTTGATCGTCTCGGTGATGCTAAACAACCTGTTCGTGACGCTGCGCGACGACTACTTCTAACGCTGATGGAG GTTTCTTCTCCTACAATAATTGTTGAAAGAGCAGGATCCTCTGCTTGGGCACACAAAAGCTGGAGAGTCAGAGAGGAGTTCACGCGAACTGTAACATCTGCAATTAATCTATTTTCAGCTACCGAACTTCCACTTCAACGGGCTATCCTTCCTCCT GTTTTGCAGTTGCTGAGTGACCCAAATCTTGCTGTTAGGGAAGCAGCTATTTTATGCATTGAG GAAATGTATACACAAGCCGGACCTCAATTTCGTGATGAACTTCACCGCTACAATCTTCCTTCATCTATG GTGAAAGATATTAATGCCAGGCTAGAAGGGATTCAACCAAAAGTTCGCTCTTCAGATGGTATTCCAAGTGGTTATATTACTGGGGAAATTAAGACTTCAAATGTTAACCCCAAGAAAAGTAGTCCAAAGGCCAAAAGTTCTTCAAGGGAGGCCTCTCTTTTTGGAG AAGGTGATGTCACGGAGAAACCTGTAGACCCTATCAAGATATACTCGGATAAGGAGTTAGTCAGGGAAATCGAGAAGATTGCATCTATCCTTGTGCCTGAAAAAGACTGGTCCGTTCGTATTGCTGCTATGCAGAGAATTGAAGGTCTTGTTCTAGGAG GCGCTGCTGATTATCCATGTTTTCGTGGACTCCTGAAGCAACTTGGCGGACCTTTAAGCACACAATTGTCAGACAGAAGATCTAGCATTGTAAAGCAG GCTTGCCATTTATTATGCTTTTTGTCAAAGGAACTCTTGGGTGATTTTGAAGCATATGCTGAAATGTTTATACCA GTCCTTTTCAAGCTGGTTGTGATTACTGTGCTTGTAATTGCAGAGTCTGCAGATAACTGCATAAAAACG ATGCTGCGCAACTGCAAGGTTGCTCGTGTGCTTCCCCGTATAGCTGATTGTGCTAAAAATGACCGCAATGCAGTGCTTCGTGCAAG GTGTTGTGAGTATGCTCTTTTGGTCCTAGAACATTGGCCAGATGCACCAGAAATACATCGTTCAGCTGAGTTATATGAGGATATGATAAAGTGTTGTGTTTCAGATGCAATGAGCGAG GTACGATCTACTGCAAGGATGTGCTACAGAATGTTCGCAAAAACTTGGCCAGAGCGTTCTCGTCGCCTACTTTCATCCTTTGACCCTGTTATCCAACGG TTAATAAATGAAGAGGATGGAGGAATACACAGGCGACATGCTTCACCTTCCATTCGTGATAGAGGTGCACTGACGTCATTATCCATTCAAGCCTCTGCTTCGTCTAATCCACCTGGTTATGGAACATCTGCAATTGTTGCAATGGATAGAAGTTCAAGTTTATCATCGGGGACATCTGTCTCTTCTGGTGTACTTCTTTCACAGGCAAAGTCACTTGGTAAGGGTACAGAACGTAGTTTGGAAAGTGTGTTGCATGCAAGCAAACAGAAGGTCACTGCTATTGAAAGCATGCTTAGAGGCTTGAATATGTCTGATAAGCATAATGGATCGTCTCTCCGGTCATCAAGTTTGGATCTAG AAGTTGACCCTCCATCGTCTCGTGATCCGCCTTTTCCAGCTGCTGCCTCTGCATCCAATCATTTGACAAGCTCTTCAACAACAGAACCTACTGCTTATGGTGTCTATAAAGGTAGTAACCGAAATGGGGGTCTGGGCTTGTCCGACATAATCACTCAAATTCAAGCTACCAAAGATTCTGCCAAGTCATCATATCATAGTAATGTTGAAATTGAGCCTTTACCATCATTATCCTCATATTCAACTAGAAGGGCTTCTGAAAGATTACAAGAAAGGAGTTCTGCTGATGACAATAGTGACATCAGGGAGGCTAGGCGATTTATAAACCACAACACTGATAAGCAGTATTTGGATGCCCCTTATAGAGAAGGAAACTTTAGGGAATCACATAATAGTTATGTGCCTAATTTTCAGAGGCCACTAGTGAGAAAGAATGCAACTGGACGTATGTCTGCTGGCAGGAGGaggagttttgatgataaccaGCTATCTCTTGGAGAAATTTCAAGTTATTCGGATGGACCAGCATCTCTTCATGAAGCTTTGAGTGAAGGACTTAGGTCAGGTTCTGACTGGTCTTCTAGGGTTGCTGCCTTTAACTATCTTCACTCGTTGTTGCAGCAAGGTCCAAAGGGAACTCTAGAAGTTGTTCAGAATTTTGAGAAGGTAATGAAGTTGTTTTTCCAGCACTTGGATGATCCTCACCATAAAGTTGCACAGGCTGCTCTTTCAACACTAGCAGATATAGTTCCAGCATGTCGAAAGCCTTTTGAGGGATACATGGAAAGAATATTACCACACGTCTTTTCCCGGTTAATTGATCCTAAAGAGGTTGTTAGACAGCCATGTTCAACAACATTGGAAGTTGTTAGCAAAACGTACAGTGTCGATTCTCTCTTACCTGCACTGTTACGTTCACTAGATGAGCAAAGGTCTCCAAAGGCTAAATTGGCCGTGATTGAATTTGCAATCAAATCCTTTAACAAACATGCAATGAATGCAGAAGGTGCTGCTAATATTGGCATATTAAAATTGTGGCTTGCTAAGTTAACCCCTTTGGTTCATGACAAGAATACAAAGCTTAAAGAAGCAGCTATTACATGCATTATTTCAGTGTACAATCACTTTGATTCGACCGCAGTTCTTAATTTCATTCTGAGTTTGTCAGTGGAAGAGCAAAATTCTTTGAGACGAGCCCTAAAACAGTACACCCCTCGCATTGAAGTAGACCTAGTAAACTATCTACAGAACAAGAAAGAGCGGCAACGTTCCAAGTCTTCCTATGATCCATCTGATGTTGTAGGAACGTCATCTGAAGATGGGTATGTTGGTTTCTCTAGGAAAGCTCATTACCTTGGAAGATATTCGGCTGGTTCCCTAGATAGTGATGGTGGCAGGAAGTGGAGCTCTCAGGATTCAACTCTTTTGAAATCGAGTCTTGGTCCAGCAGCTTCTGTTGAATGTGAGGATCATAATCATAGTCATAACCATAATCTTGAGACTGATTCTAATTGTGACAGTCCTGGTTCAAAACCCAAAGATCTTGCATATTCAGTCAATCCAATGGGTCAAAATTTTGGCTCTCAATCTAGCCAACTTGGACAAGTGGACAGTAGCATGAATTTCGAGGGTCTTTCAACTCCTCGTCTAGATGTTAACGGTCTGATCTCATTAGAGCGTTTAAATGTTGGTGAAGGCTATGCACATGACAAAGAACTTCCTTCCGCATTGGAACTTAATCACCACTCAACCGAAGCTGTAAAGATCAATTCCATGGCAGACACTGGGCCCAGCATTCCTCAAATTCTTCATATG atatGCAATGCTGATGACGGTAGCTCTGTTTCAAGTAAACAGACTGCACTTCAACAGTTATTTGAAGCTTCTACAACAAATGACCAGTCTGTTTGGACCAAG TACTTCAATCAGATTTTGACAGTTGTGCTTGAGGTGCTGGATGATTCCGATTCCTCAGTCAGAGAGCTCACTCTTTCGTTGATAGTGGAAATGCTCAAAAACCAG AAAGATGCCCTGGAGAATTCAGTTGAGATTGTAATTGAGAAGCTGCTTCATGTTACAAAAGATATCGTTCCTAAG GTTTCAAATGAAGCAGAGCACTGCCTGACCATTGTTTTATCTCAGTCTGATCCATTCAGATGTTTAAGT GTTATTGTCCCCCTACTGGTTACCGATGATGAGAAAACGCTTGTCACTTGCATTAATTGCTTAACAAAG CTTGTGGGCAGGCTCTCTCAGGAGGAACTGATGGCTCAGTTACCCTCGTTTCTACCTTCTCTTTTTGAAGCTTTTGGAAACCAGAGTGCAGATGTTCGCAAG ACTGTTGTTTTCTGTCTCGTGGATATTTATATCATGCTTGGGAAAGCATTCTTGCCATATTTGCAAGGCCTTAACAGCACACAGTTGAAGCTGGTCACAATTTATGCGAATCGAATCTCACAAGCCAGGACAGGCAAAGCAATTGATATCGTTCATGATTAG
- the LOC11444782 gene encoding two-component response regulator 24, which translates to MASPQNFVSKLTALVVDDNIINRKIHQKMLNKFGVKSQGVENGKEAVDIHWRGQKFDLILMDMDMPIMNGIEATKELRAMGICSTIVGVSSRSMEDEILKFMEAGLDEYQEKPLNNAILSSILGKITPTV; encoded by the exons ATGGCCTCACCTCAAAACTTTGTATCCAAGCTAACAGCACTGGTTGTGGATGACAATATAATTAACCGAAAGATTCATCAAaagatgttgaataaatttggagtCAAAAGTCAAGGTGTGGAGAATGGAAAAGAAGCAGTGGACATTCATTGGCGTGGACAAAAATTTGACCTAATTCTCATGGACATGGATATGCCTATCATGAATGGCATTGAG GCAACAAAGGAACTTCGTGCAATGGGTATTTGTAGCACAATTGTTGGTGTGTCATCACGCTCTATGGAAGATGAAATACTAAAATTCATGGAAGCTGGATTGGATGAATATCAAGAGAAACCCTTGAACAATGCAATACTTAGTTCCATTCTTGGCAAGATCACTCCAACTGTGTGA